CGCCTGAGCGCCGTGCCGACGCCGGTTTCGGAAACGATCCTGGCGCTGGTGACGAAGTTGGATCGGGAAAACCAGCGCGGCGGCTGATTGCGGAGGAAGGGCGGCCGGGAAAACCCGGCCGTCTTCGCTTACTTTCCAACCTGCTCGGCCCAGTTCGGCGCCTTGCCGCCGCCATCGAGGAAGGTCATCGCCATATTCGCCATCAGGGGCGAAGCGAAGGTCTCGTAGTGGGTGAGATCGGGCAGGATCGCCAGCCGGTTCTTCGACATGTTTTCCCGCATCCATCCGGCATCGCGCAGACCGCCGCCGAGCTTGTGGTAGAAGTCGATCATATGCTCGGGCCGGATCATGTCGGCATCGCCATAGATCAGCATGACCGGCATGGTGAGCTTGGCGACGGCATCGCTATAGTCGATGGGTTCGCGCATCAGCGCGCCCATGGCGTCGAGCAGCTTCGGAAATTCCGAAACGTCAGGCGCCACCGCCTTGTAGGAGAGGAACATCGGCGTGTCCTTCATCATGTCGGCCATACCGGCGCCGACGGCCGCCTGCTGCGGCAGCATCTCCGGGAAGAAGCCGTTCTGCGCATAGGGTGCCGAGAGGATCACCAGCCGGCGCACCTGGTCTGGCGCGTTCGCCGCCATGTTCAACGCCACCCCGCCGCCGAAGGAATAGCCGAAGACATCGAGCTTGTCGTAACCGAGCTGCTTCATCAGGATTGCGAGATCGACGCCGATGGCCGGAAGCTCGATCGGCCGCTTGCCGAGGGGCGTGCGGCCATGGCCCTGCAGATCGACGGCGATCACCTGCCGGTGGTCGGTGAAAACAGGCATGACCGGCGCGAACATCTCGATCTGCCCGAGGCCGCCGTGAAGGAGCAGCAGCGGCTCGCCCTCGCCGCGAATCTCGTAATAATAATCGATGCCGTTGACCGGCAGACTTCCCTTCCTGACAATCGGCGCTGCAGCCTTCTTCTCCTCGATAACAGGCGTGCTGCTGTCGGCGCCTGATATATCGGGCGCCGCCAGGAATGCGGCAGCCGTTGCGATCATCGAAATCAGCGTCATCTTCGACATGTCCTTGCTCCCATGTTTGCGTCGATACCGCAAGGACGGTGGCGCTCATGTCTTTCCGACACTACGCTTCGAAATTTCTCGCATTGGTCTTTATGTCATCCCTATATTTTCGCGCCTCGCTCCGAATGGATTTCCTATCGCAAGCGGCAGTAGCCTTTCGTCATCACTGCAAAGGTCAAATGCCATGCGAGATGTCATGTCTTCCGGTTTCCAGCCCCTTCGCCCGCACAGGATCACGCGCGGCAGCCGGCAGATGCGCGAGAAACGCGCCGCCCAGGCGCTGATCGTCTTCGGCGCGGTGCTCGCCTGCGTCGAGCTCTACGTCATTTTCGGCTGGCTCTGAGGCTGGCCCGTGGAAACGGCGAGAATGCCGCGCCTTGGCGGCGCGATCACCGCCCTCGTTACGCCGTTTCGTCATGACGGTCTCGACAGGCCGGCGCTTCGCGCACTTGCGGAATGGCAGATTCTCAGCGGCGTCGACGGGCTGACCGTCTGCTCGACGACGGGTGAAGGCTCGACGCTTTCGCCGCAGGAGCGCGCCGAAGTGATCGATCTCGTCATTCGGTCTGCGGCCGGCCGCGTGCCGGTCATCGCCGCCACCGGCACCAACTCCACCGACAGCACGATCGCGCTCACCCGTGAGGCGGAAGCGCTGGGCGCCGCTGCAGCACTCGTCACCGTGCCCTATTATTCCAAGCCCGGGCAGAAAGGCATCGTCCACCACTTCGAGCAGGTGGCGGCAGCCGGCGGACTGCCTGTCATCGTCGACCATGCGCCGGCGCAGACGGCGAGCGATCTTTCGACGGAAACGCTTGGCAGACTGGCCGCCATCCCGGGAATCTTTGGCATCCGCGACACCACGGGCGACATCGCTCGCTTCGTCGGCCTTTCGGCTATCCTGCGGCAGCGCTTCCGCTTCTTTTCCGGGCATGATCCTTCCGCGCTCGCCTTCACCATCGCCGGCGGCGACGGCATGATCTCGTCGGGCGCCAATGTGGTGCCGCGGCTCTTCACCTCGATGCAGCAGGCGGCCCGGGCCGGGAACCTTTTGGCCGCGCATTCGCTGCAGGATCGGTTGCTGCCGCTGATATCAGCGCTCGGGCCGGAGGGCGATCCGGCGAGGATCAAGCACGCACTGCGGCTGATGCGCGGGCTGGAGGTCGAGCTTCGCCTGCCGCTTGTCGCCGTCGAGCCGGAACTGTGTTCGGCCATCGGCGAAGCGCTTGCGCCTTTCCTTGACGAAAGCAGCGCGAGGAAGGCGCTATCCCTATGAGATTTTTATATTTTCCTCTTTGGCGCCAAATGGAAACCCTATCCGCAGGCGCCTATCTTCCAAGGCGTGACACCGCCGCATCGTCAAGCGGCGGTTGAGTGAGATTTCGAAAGGACAAACGATGTCACGCCTGCCTGAACCGAGTGCCGAGAGCGACCCGCTGCAACGCAGTCCCATCAGAGCACTCGCCGCCAATCCCTCCCATCCGATGCTCTCCGGCTTTGCCGCCATTGCGCCCCGCCTTGCGGCAGCGATGGCTTTTGCCGGGCTGGTGCAGATGACCTTCAACCTCATCTCCCGCTGAAGCATCAGGACCCCAAGGATCATCACAATGGCAAACGCACAGCAACGCCGCAGCCTGCCTTCTGCAGCGCCCTCGCCTTCTGCCCGCTTCACCGTCGGCCGCGACAGAAGCGGCCGCTGGATCGTCCACGACCGCGAAGGCCTCGTCGGCGGGCTCTTCATCAATGAGGCGGCCGCCCTCCACTTCGCCGCAGGGGAATGCAACTGCCCCTCCGCCGATATCCACAGGGCGGCCGCAGGCATGGTGCTTGAATTCGCGCCCTTTGCGCGCGGCACTGCGAAAATCCACTAAAACTTGCCGTACTCCCGCTGTTTTCATGCAGCGGGAGTACGAAGACATGAGCTGAACGGCCGATTTCCAACTTTTCCTTAACCCACATTCTGGTAAAATCCTGGCGCAGAGACTTCAGACGCCACGAGACCGATGCCGAAACCGAATTTCCGCTTCACCCATTACGATCTCAAGGAACAACGCGCCGGAACGATCATCGAGGTGTCGTTGAATGCGGTGAACAATGTCCGCCTGATGACGGCCCCGAATTTCCAGCGGTTCACCGAGGTTCTCGATTTCAAATATATCGGTGGCGTGGCACGCAAATCGCCGATCAAGATCGCCGTCCCGGAAAGCGGTCACTGGCATGTCATCGTCGATATGGAAGGTCATCACGGGCTTGCGGAATCGTCCGTCAAGGTGATCGCCTCGCCGGCAAATCAGAAGACGCCGCGCGCCTCCTGAGGTTCGCCAGGTTTCAGCGCGGATTACGCTCCTTGCGAAGCTTCGCCCACCATTCCAGCCGCTTGCGGATATCGCGCTCGAAGCCGCGCTCCGGCGGATCGTAGAAGATCTGGCGTCCCATCTTCTCCGGGAAATAATCCTGGCCGGAAAAGGCGTCCGGCTCATCGTGGTCGTAGCGATAGCCGTCGCCGTACCCCTCGCCCTTCATCAGCTTGGTCGGCGCGTTGAGGATATGCTTCGGCGGCAGCAACGAGCCGTTCTGCTTTGCCGCCTGGCTTGCCGCCTTGAAGGCGGTGTAGACGGCATTCGATTTCGGGGCGGTGGCGAGATAGACGCAGGCCTGCGCCAGCGCCAGTTCACCTTCCGGCGAGCCGAGATACTCATAGGCATCCTTGGCGGCATTGCAGATCACCAGCGCCTGCGGATCGGCAAGACCGATATCCTCCACCGCCATGCGCACCAGCCGCCGGCCGAGGTAGAGCGGGTCCTCGCCGGCATCGAACATGCGGGCGAGATAATAGAGCGCGGCATCGGGATCCGAGCCGCGCACGGATTTATGCAGCGCCGAGATCAGATTGTAGTGGCCATCCTGCGCCTTGTCGTAGACTGGGGCACGGCGCTGGACGATGCGCGTCAGGCCTTCGGTATCGAAGCTCTCGCCTTCGCGCGCCGCGCGCCAGACTTCTTCGGCGAGCGTCAGCACCGCGCGGCCATCGCCGTCGGCCATGCGCACCAAGCTGGCACGGGCATCCTCCGTCAGCGGCAGCGGCTTCTGCTCGATCGCCTCGGCACGCTTCAACAGTTCTTCGAGGCTCTCCTCGTCATGCGACTTGAAGGTGAGCACACGGGCCCGAGACAGCAGAGCGGCGTTGAGTTCGAAGGAAGGGTTCTCGGTGGTGGCGCCGACGAGGATGACGGTGCCATCCTCCATGACCGGCAGGAAACTGTCCTGCTGGGCGCGGTTGAAACGATGGATCTCATCGACGAAGAGCAGCGTCTGACGGCCGTCCATACGCCGCAGGCGGGCTGTCTCGAACACCTTCTTCAGATCGGCGACGCCGGAAAAGATCGCCGATATCTGCTCGAAGGCCAGTCCCGCCTCGCCCGAGAGCAGCCGTGCCACCGTCGTCTTGCCGGTGCCGGGCGGCCCCCAGAAGATCATCGAGCCAAGCGAGCCGCTTTCGATCATCCTTTTCAGCACGCCATCCTCACCGGTCAGGTGTTCCTGACCGGTGACATCGGCAAGCGTCTTCGGCCGCAGCCGGTCGGCAAGTGGCCGCCTAGCGGCGACCTCCTCCGGAACGCGCGGCGCGAAGAGATCGTTGCTCATCGGAAGAATTGCCGGATGCGCTGGCCGTCGCGCTCGATCTCGACCCGCCAGAAGCCGGGGTCGCTATCGGCGATCTCGGACAGTTCGCTGGTCGACTTCACATCGGTGCCGTTGATCGAGACGATGATATCCTTCGGTTCGAAACCGAGACGGGCGGCAGGCGAATCCTCCTTCACCTCGGAGACGACGACGCCCGCCGATTCCGGCGGCATGCGCAGCTCGTCAGCGACCCGCGGCGACAGGTTCTCGACGACGGCACCGCTAAACGGCGTGCGTCCGCCAATGATGCGCTGGTCGCGCGGCGAGGTTTCCGGGGCGCGGACGAGCGTCAGCGGCAGTTGCTCCTCGCGGCCGTTCTCGATGACAGTGAGCTTGACCGAATTGCCGAGACCAGCCGTCGTCAAGCGGTAGAGCAGCGCATCCGGATGCTCGACGGAAACTCCGTCGACGGCGGTGACGATTTCGCCGGCCTTCAGCCCGGCCTTGGCGGCCGGCCCACCTTCCGAAACCTTGACGACGAGCGCGCCGCGGGCCTTGTTCAGCCCCAGCGCCTCGGCCACTTCCGAGGTCACGGCATCGAAGCTTGCGCCGACATAGGGCCGTTCGAAGGATTTGACACCGGCATCGGCCGACGCGAGGAAGACCTTGACCAGATTGGCGGGGATAGCGAAGCCAATGCCGTTCGAGCCGCCGCCGCGCGAGAAGATCGCCGTGTTGATGCCGATCAGCTCGCCCTTCATGTTCATCAAGGCGCCGCCGGAATTACCGGGATTGATCGAGGCATCGGTCTGAATGAAAAAGCCGAACTCGTTCTTGATCACCTGGTTGCGAGCAAGCGCCGAGACGATACCGCTGGTCACTGTCTGGCCGACACCGAAGGGATTGCCGATCGCCAGCACGAGATCACCGACCTCGACCGTATCGGAATTGCCGATCGGCAATGTCGGAAAGCTTTCCTTGGTGTCGATCTTCAGCACGGCAAGATCGACACGGTCGTCGCGCAGCACCACCTTGCAGGGGAATTCGCGGCCGTCCGAGAGCGCCACCTTTATATCGTCGGCGCCCTCGATGACGTGATTGTTGGTCACGACAGTGCCGTTCGCCTCAACGATGACGCCGGAGCCGAGCGAAGACTGCTTCTCCGAACGGTTTGGCATCTGCTGGCCGAAAAATTGCTCGAAGAAAGGGTCGCCGGCAAAGGGCGACTGCCGCTGGACGGTCTTTTCCGCATAAACGTTGACGACGGCGCCTGAAGTCTGTTTGACGAGCGGCGCGAAGGAGAGCTGCATCTGCATCTGGCTCTCGGGTACGGTCTTTGCCGTCTGCGCATGGGCAGCAAGCGGCAGAACGAGCATGAGAGCGAATAGCGAGACGGAGGCGCGCTTGAACAGGCCTTGCATGGGTATCCCTTTTGAATCCTCTTGAGGAACGTTTTAGAGCATGATGCCGAAAAGTGTGAGCGGTTTTCGGACGACATCATGCTCTAACTATTTAATTACGAACAGGATTCAGATTTTAGGCCGAACCGGCCTAAAATCATCCTGTTCTGCGGCCCGACGCTAGAAAGGAAAGAGGGCGGAAGCATGGAAGAACAAGGCGAGAGGGCGTCTTGGAAACCGGTTGAAGTCATTGTGAATTTGATTCAGGAAGATTGGCCATGCAACTGATATCAAAAGCCAAAAACTGGACGAAGTCACTGAAGCGTGACATCGTGGCCCTCTGGCTTGCCGCCCGCGATCCCCGCGTACCGTGGCATGCCAAAGCGGTGGCCGGCGCCGTTGCCGCCTACGCGCTGTCGCCCATCGATCTCATCCCCGATTTCATCCCCATCCTCGGCTATCTCGACGATCTTCTCATCGTGCCGCTCGGTATCATGCTGGCGATCCGGCTCGTTCCGGCAGAGGTGATGAACGAGCTTCGTACGGAGGCGACAGGGCGCATCGAGCGTCCCTCCAGCCGGGTCGGACTGATCTTCATCCTTGCCGTCTGGCTCATCTGCATCATCTTCCTGGCTCTGGCACTGCGGAAGCTAGTCTGACCGGCATCAATAGGAACATATGAATGATCACGACAAGAACGACGACAGCGGCCCTCGGCTTTGCGATCCTGCTCAGTGGATCGAACCTGGCACAGGCAGCAAGCTTCGATTGCGATGCGAAAGAATTGAAGGCGGATGAAAAAGCGATCTGCGACAACCGCGCACTCAACGACGCCGATGTGAAGATGGTGACGACTTTCGAGCGGCTCTCCGGCCTGCTGGCGATGGGTTCGCGCGGAACATTGCAGGACGAACAGACGGCCTGGCTGAAAAAGCGGCAGGATTGCGGAGCGGATGCGGCGTGTATCAAGGCTGCCTATGACGAGCGGCTGAAGCAGTTCGGAGAGACCTATAAAAACATCAACCGGCCGCTTTGAAAGCGACCGGTTGGAAGAGCTGCTGACTTTTCATCAACGGTTCGTAGGCTGAGGCAGCTCAGCGGGCGTTCAGATCGCGCACCGCACCGCGGTCCGCACTCGTTGCGAAGGCCGCGTAGGCCTTCAGCGCGGTCGTGACATTGCGCTTGCGGACTTCGACCGGGTACCAGCCCTTGGCGTCCTGCTCGGCGCGGCGGGCGGCGAGTTCGGTCTCGCTGACACGCAGGCTGATCGTGCGGTTGGGGATGTCGATATCGATCATG
The nucleotide sequence above comes from Rhizobium indicum. Encoded proteins:
- a CDS encoding DegQ family serine endoprotease → MQGLFKRASVSLFALMLVLPLAAHAQTAKTVPESQMQMQLSFAPLVKQTSGAVVNVYAEKTVQRQSPFAGDPFFEQFFGQQMPNRSEKQSSLGSGVIVEANGTVVTNNHVIEGADDIKVALSDGREFPCKVVLRDDRVDLAVLKIDTKESFPTLPIGNSDTVEVGDLVLAIGNPFGVGQTVTSGIVSALARNQVIKNEFGFFIQTDASINPGNSGGALMNMKGELIGINTAIFSRGGGSNGIGFAIPANLVKVFLASADAGVKSFERPYVGASFDAVTSEVAEALGLNKARGALVVKVSEGGPAAKAGLKAGEIVTAVDGVSVEHPDALLYRLTTAGLGNSVKLTVIENGREEQLPLTLVRAPETSPRDQRIIGGRTPFSGAVVENLSPRVADELRMPPESAGVVVSEVKEDSPAARLGFEPKDIIVSINGTDVKSTSELSEIADSDPGFWRVEIERDGQRIRQFFR
- a CDS encoding DUF1883 domain-containing protein, with amino-acid sequence MPKPNFRFTHYDLKEQRAGTIIEVSLNAVNNVRLMTAPNFQRFTEVLDFKYIGGVARKSPIKIAVPESGHWHVIVDMEGHHGLAESSVKVIASPANQKTPRAS
- the dapA gene encoding 4-hydroxy-tetrahydrodipicolinate synthase; translated protein: METARMPRLGGAITALVTPFRHDGLDRPALRALAEWQILSGVDGLTVCSTTGEGSTLSPQERAEVIDLVIRSAAGRVPVIAATGTNSTDSTIALTREAEALGAAAALVTVPYYSKPGQKGIVHHFEQVAAAGGLPVIVDHAPAQTASDLSTETLGRLAAIPGIFGIRDTTGDIARFVGLSAILRQRFRFFSGHDPSALAFTIAGGDGMISSGANVVPRLFTSMQQAARAGNLLAAHSLQDRLLPLISALGPEGDPARIKHALRLMRGLEVELRLPLVAVEPELCSAIGEALAPFLDESSARKALSL
- a CDS encoding lysozyme inhibitor LprI family protein; this translates as MITTRTTTAALGFAILLSGSNLAQAASFDCDAKELKADEKAICDNRALNDADVKMVTTFERLSGLLAMGSRGTLQDEQTAWLKKRQDCGADAACIKAAYDERLKQFGETYKNINRPL
- a CDS encoding alpha/beta fold hydrolase, coding for MSKMTLISMIATAAAFLAAPDISGADSSTPVIEEKKAAAPIVRKGSLPVNGIDYYYEIRGEGEPLLLLHGGLGQIEMFAPVMPVFTDHRQVIAVDLQGHGRTPLGKRPIELPAIGVDLAILMKQLGYDKLDVFGYSFGGGVALNMAANAPDQVRRLVILSAPYAQNGFFPEMLPQQAAVGAGMADMMKDTPMFLSYKAVAPDVSEFPKLLDAMGALMREPIDYSDAVAKLTMPVMLIYGDADMIRPEHMIDFYHKLGGGLRDAGWMRENMSKNRLAILPDLTHYETFASPLMANMAMTFLDGGGKAPNWAEQVGK
- a CDS encoding replication-associated recombination protein A; translation: MSNDLFAPRVPEEVAARRPLADRLRPKTLADVTGQEHLTGEDGVLKRMIESGSLGSMIFWGPPGTGKTTVARLLSGEAGLAFEQISAIFSGVADLKKVFETARLRRMDGRQTLLFVDEIHRFNRAQQDSFLPVMEDGTVILVGATTENPSFELNAALLSRARVLTFKSHDEESLEELLKRAEAIEQKPLPLTEDARASLVRMADGDGRAVLTLAEEVWRAAREGESFDTEGLTRIVQRRAPVYDKAQDGHYNLISALHKSVRGSDPDAALYYLARMFDAGEDPLYLGRRLVRMAVEDIGLADPQALVICNAAKDAYEYLGSPEGELALAQACVYLATAPKSNAVYTAFKAASQAAKQNGSLLPPKHILNAPTKLMKGEGYGDGYRYDHDEPDAFSGQDYFPEKMGRQIFYDPPERGFERDIRKRLEWWAKLRKERNPR
- a CDS encoding YkvA family protein, which gives rise to MQLISKAKNWTKSLKRDIVALWLAARDPRVPWHAKAVAGAVAAYALSPIDLIPDFIPILGYLDDLLIVPLGIMLAIRLVPAEVMNELRTEATGRIERPSSRVGLIFILAVWLICIIFLALALRKLV